The Microplitis mediator isolate UGA2020A chromosome 4, iyMicMedi2.1, whole genome shotgun sequence nucleotide sequence gataataaattttaatatttatcctataattatttacgtttcaattataaattaaaaaattaatatctagaatgatagtatttattgatcaatttatcataatattacTTGTCGTTTCTCAATTTacataattcattttttttccgtgcggtgagaattttttttttttttttaccgtacACTAACTTTTCAAAAACTGAGAGcgaaaacaaaattcaaattggtTTTTGAGCCACTTtaacgtatatatatttataatgagtAATGAcaatttaacatttaatagACTTAGTTTGATCATGTACTCATTTAATCCAGCCCGTTACGTCTTCATGCATACTCGATTTCCTAGAATGTTCATTCAATGTCTCTCTTTGAGTTATTTCCCAACATTTTATGATCCTTGAGCTGTATTCAATCAAAACCAGTCAACTGTTACCATGTTACCATTTaccataataaattaataatatttattttatttaacttattttatatttaatatgtagatttatattttgtcCAATTGATGGTTGATATTAAGTATCGATTAACAGTATTGATAGTCACAagcattcaaatatatattaatgtaaTGAGGAAAGATATATATCACGACCACGTGTTCGCTATCAGAGACAGCGAGTAAAGTTACGTGCGTTCCGTACTCTGTGGAAAACCGGTTTCAGTCGCTCCTGTCACAGTTTTACTGCATTTAAACACAACTTATTGGAATTCTTGAACACTACTCTTACCTACAATACCACTATCAAATATCTTTACATGTATGTGTTTTATGCATCTATATACAAGAGTATTAACACCAAATTATCATTTATGTactcatattaattattgctgACTGAACCATGCgtctaataatattgatatacAATAGTTCAACtatcacaaataaaatatttaatttatacatttataaaacataaaaaattaactattctatttatattttgacgcGTGACACTATAATTGATCTCTCAACCGAAaatctaacaattttttattaattattattatagtcaAACGGTCAATAACCAATTGATCCGTCCAATGATCTCTCTTTTTATTGtcactttgaaaaaaaaaaaaaaaaaatgtcttattATCATCTTATTCCgactttaataattaaatagattaAGTGGAACCAATTCAAATTAGTTAAGTGATAAATGAGGTcttgtaaaacaaaaaaaaataacttaatttcttataaaacGAGTGCTATAGATATAACAGCAATAGCAAAAAAGTAGCGCGTTTACAAGACACGATCGGCCTTGGTACGCGACACGCATCCAActcatctttatttttttaatattcttacTTTTCTTGTTCAATCATGTAGGTCATAGAAGCACATGGATCGTACATcgaacttaataatttttactcgtaatataatttcatttttttttcttccatcATATTTATGACTTgtaattcataataattttctaacgtgataaaataacttaatttcTACTTCGAAATTAATTTACTCATAATCCGAtgaatcattaaattttttttttgaacatttataTCATTTGATAAtggcaaaaaaattaatgtatcataatttttattttattttttttgcttatacTAATGATAAGAGAAATCCTCGGCGTATAATTCATATGTACgctttgtaataatttacaaagcttatctaattttttttcttacctcATGTCTAAGTTTTCTTGATAGTACACTTTAATATCATAtatccaaataaaaatataagataattaaatttattttacaactaAGTAATTGtcttactaatttttttatttgattatttgttttagaataaacataaatcgaataaaaataattcaaatgataCGACTTCAAATAGCGGCAGTACGGCCGCGTCAACGAATGAAAACTATTCAAAAGATgagaaaataaacaataatcaaGAGCGAGAAAATGGACGCAGTGatattgataataacaatgaaaatttaattacaagtgAAACTGGGAGTGATGCAACAGAACAGCACCTGAGCACGGGGAACGGAAATGTATCAGCGACTAAAGAAAGTCTTAATCTCAAAATGAGTGCCAAGGAATTACGCGCTAAATTGGCGGCacgtaaaaaatatgatcCGAAAAAAGAAACACTTGGATTCAAagataaatttgatattgtACAAAAATTGTAGTATTAAACTACACACTTTGTTGTCCTCGTTGTCGTAAGCAAATATATTACAGataaagttgaaaattaaaaaaaatttttttcagtgtaatcaatgaaattaatgttgttttaattttcatttgtaaattaataaatatttttgtttcgattaaaattaaatgtttgaATAAATTCTCATGTAATATAgatcattgaatttttttttatcacgttaaaaaataaaaaacaaaaatattcaatagatataattaattattttattactcccttttactttcaatttttttattttagttgaaatattttaatcggGATTAGGATCAATGCTCCAAATGTCCAGAAGTTGAGAATATATTagtactatttttatttcattcaattttttaggGTCCTTTCtcaaaatatatcaattaatttacgcTCAGTATCTAAGGACAATTAAGGCCATTCTTAGACAGTGcctccactttttaaaaattttcaatggctttcaactgtcataaacgtctcaaaattttatcaattgattgaaaaaaaaaaaatatgtgtcagtttatatatatttcacaCGAAGAAAAGAGTTTATAATTGATATGTATATTATCTACAGacacttcttaatttattttaatttttgtaaaagtataattatcaatcctttttttaattcccgctaagaaaatcacagattttcgaaaaattcgggaagttattgttttcaccccgacttgcgaaaatcaagttttcatcagatgtcggtatttcgaggtcctaggaagttattctgactattttcagggTGAtatccgagtgtctgtatatatgtgtgtgtgtgtatgtaagtAAATTCTTTAAAACTTTGTAACTAATTATTCGATTTGAATGGTTTTGGTGGGAATCGAAAGAGCTCGCtagccatcaactttcctgcAAATTTTACATCAATCAGTTAAATAGACGtggaaatatatttaaaataaacaaaaaacaaaaaatttttttagttttttttaaatttctaaaaaacggCTCGATCGATCAACTCccaaatctaatcagctctagaactaaaaaaaacgcgtcgattgccgcctcaaccatctcaatcggctTATTTATTCGAGagatcgtgggagaaagaaacgctaaaaaacggttttttctaAGTACCTTCGAAACGGCTAAACTGATTCTACTTCAAAATtgaatcagctttagaactaaataaaacgcgtcgattgtcacattgaacgtcaaaatcggttgataaGTTCAAAAGACATCGGCgtcaaaagtttgaaaaataacattttatgttatttttccCTGATAAATCATCATACAATGCACTAAAATGTATTCTATATCATGCTAACTCTTTGTGTTTATGGTCTCTTTGGATCACTACATACAGTAATTTAACTCGTTCTTTAGTTCAAATCATATTATCCAcaacaaaattgaaaaatcaccgttttcaatattttttcgagatattttatatgttaacgctGTGATCTGAATCGAAACTCATTTCAatctttattttgattatttacatTGATTTCTGGCGGAATCCATTCATTTTATGgaatataatgaaataaaaactgaaaaaatccgttttttaatgatgatttccgattcataaattttcaaactttaacataaaactTAACTTGTTATaacttgaaaagctcataaaaaaaaatcgttttcaagaatattttcgagctcttcgagcttgaaagcagcgggaagttttggggctggcccgcgaggccaaccgatgcccagatttttttttattcagtttattttctaaaaaattagttgGGGTCGTACCAGTCAAAGTTATGGGGTCACAATGGTCAATTCATTCACTTGtcttttgaatgaaaattcgTGTGTTcgcttaataaaaatattaactaaTATCTTATTTAACaagtaattagttaattaaaaggtaagcttttttaaaatttaagctaaaaatttttttgttcatcatGGGCACTTCCTTATATAACATTCAAGTGAGTTTAAATGTtgctaattattaattttacatttttcttaCTTCTTAAGTTtcagttgacaaaataaaattttaatttcatgaattttcaGCAATACGACTTTGgattcttaatttttaatttaaaattaatactgaCCGGGATGACCCGCCGAATGACCGGGGCGATCCGACACGTTGGGTCGCCTCGGTCAAACTTTcaatgtttttaattcatcaaatatttctatttagtttcatactttcatttttaagtaTGTGTCTTTGGTTCTCTAGATTCCATAGAATAAGATAATGTCCGTTTTATAATCTAATAAggataattcgaaaaattttgaacgttTATTTCTTAAAGGACCGGGGCCACCCCACTCTCccctaatttttatttaaattctatgTCTTAGCGAAATTACGACTAGGTTatccttttttcaataaaggttttaatttttttttatttactaaaattttaatatgatgatgacagttgaaagttattaaatatttttgaaaagtggGAGGTAATGTCAGAGAATGCCCTTAagagaaaaacaaaatatctTTCAGTCGGTAGcttcaatttttctttcaattgaatgtattataaaaactttaggaataatttatattaaaaactatttcGTTTATTACTGCAATGGCTAATATGGTGTCtgactctaaattttttgaatgaaatGGGGGGAATTCATAATTAGGAATAAGTTAAGAAGTTAAGGAAAATCCACtatatagtaataaataataaatagataattattaatatgaacAAATCGTGAAATAGCGACTAACGACGTTCGGTCGGATACCCGACCAATGGAGAAtgaaacttgaaaaatttgaattcaggAAATATGAAGTTTGCTGAGTTTCAACCtatagtaaattatattttaaatcatgtCAATTATATTAGAAGCATATCAATTttctaaacaaaaaaaagaaattacattcattattaactttatttattcaaataatatttatatattttcatttaaaataaaaaaaaatttcaattcatatattttactattgcaagcataaaaattaattttattttataacctCATTTTTCCCATGACCAATTTTACAAAgtataattcaataaatttacttatcCGAATTTCAAATTACGAAAGATAAAAATGACAAGATTGTTAGATAGATAACTCCGACAATAGCTACtatttgaacaaaaataattatgttaaaaTGAATGACTACTTATTCATACAGAGTTTAGGCGCATTCGtgttataatcatttttttgtaaattaaaaaaaaatttactctgattaaaatttttcacgatatactataaaataaaaataattatataaataatataaagttctttacgataaataatacgaagagaaaatttctattgtCCCAGATATGTAAAACTTTAACGACTTGAATTGAGTAATGCGATAAGGTAAGATCGACTTGATAAATCTTAATTGCTGAAAGTTACACACAATCATTTATATATAGCTACAAACACCGTATTAAACTTACTAATTGTACTCAGTACAATAAATCTATTCTATTTCTATTAACTATAAGAtaacatattaattattataaataaaaaataaaattagttaatcaaatcaatataaatacttttcatgatatattttttttatcaagattCAAAGTGTTTTTACACAGAGTAAAATCTGCAGATAATAAAGAATCATTGCCACTTTAATTAAGTCCTTTAGCGGCAAGTCTCTTATCACGTTCTTCAGCGATAgagagcttgatacctttGCCTCTGGGTAAACTGACGTATGGCTTAACACCTTTTCCAATTATGAAGACGTTGTTTAatctagaaaaataaaataaagaaagaaaCCATTAacaataaacattttattattctgtAACATcattaaagtaataataataaaattaatcaaatagaaataataatgtaCCTCGTAGCAAAAGTGTGTCCTTGGGCATCTTTAATATGACAAATATCAAATGATCCAGGATGACGTTCACGGCTGACAACTGTACCAACACGGCCCAAATTTCTACCTCCGGTAATCATACACAAATTACCGGGTTCAAAACGAATTGAATCGATGATTTTACTGCTAGCGATATCCAACTGAATTGTGTCATTAACTTTTATAACTGGATCTGGATAACGAATTGTACGGCCATCGTGTGTTACTAAAAATGGAATACCTTTTGGTCCGGTTTGAACTCGACGCACTTTACATAACTTGTATTTAGCTTCCTCAGGAGTAATTCTGTGGACAGCAAAACGTCCCTTGACGTCGTAaataaatcgaaaatattCACCAGTTTTCTCGATGGTAACAACGTCTAAAacaaataaactatttattattaaaaaaaatattttatataacataataataataataaaactgtaCTCTTTTAGGGTaatactgaaaaaatattagactTAACCAGTGACCAAAAAaagagtttatttattattggctTACTTTTGactataacattttatgataaaaaaagtcataGCTTCGATAAAGCcaattatgtatttattattaaaacttacCCATGAAACCAGACGGGTAATTGATGTCAGTGCGAACTTTACCATCAATTTTAATCAAACGTTGCATGACAATTTTAGTTGCTTCGGAATTGGTCAAAGCATACTTCAGTCTGTTACGTAGGAAAATAACCAGAGGAAGACACTCCCTTAGCTTGTGGGGTCCGGTTGATGGACGGGGTGCGAAGACACCACCCAACTTGTCTAACATCCATGCTTTCGGTGCGTGTAAACGCTTGAGATGCTTTTTGGGCCCACGAGcctgtgaaatttttttttttttaattattgttatgattccttataaaattcatttaatatcTTCCTCATGTTTGAAGGATCACTTGAAAGCTGAGATTCAAATAAGtataatttgttaattgttttaatttaaggTTAGAGATGAGTAAACAATTgtaactttaattttatattaattgtaGTTATAATTGTTAGAGATAAATACTATAATGTAAagatagttttaaatttaccgaatgttatttatgtaaaatagttattattttacaagtaATTATCAAGATGTGGACGGATTTAATGACGGTAAAAAGCACACTACTCACCATTTTGCAGctgagagagagaaagagagaaatttatgatgGCTGGGTCTAGTATTGATGGGATGAGAACTAGATTTTAGCGCCATGctgtcaatatatatttaaaaattcgcgccatggttattattttttttatttctttaatattaatagtaaattatttttattttatttatcattaattttatattaaattttttaatttatcaggtTTAAATTGAAAAGATATTATAGGGATAATTTAGGACTTTctatcagtttaaaaattaattaacattgttaatgattgaaaatatattcatttgtATGTTCATCTTcaaaatcaagaaaaaaaagcattcaaatatatatatatatatatatatatatatatatatatatatatatatatatatatatatatatatatatatatatatatatatatatatatatatatatattaaaataagtaaaggTAAGTTCATGCTTGagatattaattatctatgtgaaacttttaaaatagtaTAACTTGTTCGGTTCATCATAAGATACTGGGTGAATCTCACAGCCGATGTAAGGAATGACATGATTAGGTCACTACTATCTGATAGAAAACTTACTGAAGTTTCCAGTTGCTATTGTGAAAACTACCGTGGTTCTGATATTTTTCAGATCatcagagtttttttttaaatgatcggTCCTGAACATTCATCATTCCTCATCAATAAGTACTTGATTTTCTTAGCAAATAAATCAGAAGCTTATCTACATTAATCAGGTATTTCTCTGATATTTTTCTCGCTGagtatctttaaataaatttaatgaccaATGAAgtttcataatattttataaaaaatttttagttacagAATGAACTTAAGCTATtgtattatttgaaattgtaAAGAATTcgagttgaaaaatttcaaatacttatttaaagccccaagtatttaaaatactttcttatattttatttaaaatacttattttgtatTAGCAATATACTAAtagaataatatataataatattttagtaatCTTAGCTTAAAATATAGATTTTCAAACGTCActtaagaattttgaatattataacTCATAATAGGTAACtaatacttaattaattaattatacttttactcatattattattaattaatagaatttttagtatatattagggtgatccaaaaaagcCGCCTTTTGTTTGTTTTCGAGTCTCATATCAAAATTTGTTGattatttaacatattttcaggaccctctccaaaaatcagttcgataaaaaatttttaaaaggtcgctcacaatttttgaaaattccaaaaatgattaaaattctaatttttttctttctcgtggcagcaatggTTTATATCTGTAAAAAAGAGagtatgctgaaaattttggcccaaaatttaaataattaaacgtcgctaaagaa carries:
- the LOC130666758 gene encoding 40S ribosomal protein S4; the encoded protein is MARGPKKHLKRLHAPKAWMLDKLGGVFAPRPSTGPHKLRECLPLVIFLRNRLKYALTNSEATKIVMQRLIKIDGKVRTDINYPSGFMDVVTIEKTGEYFRFIYDVKGRFAVHRITPEEAKYKLCKVRRVQTGPKGIPFLVTHDGRTIRYPDPVIKVNDTIQLDIASSKIIDSIRFEPGNLCMITGGRNLGRVGTVVSRERHPGSFDICHIKDAQGHTFATRLNNVFIIGKGVKPYVSLPRGKGIKLSIAEERDKRLAAKGLN